One Peterkaempfera bronchialis DNA window includes the following coding sequences:
- the ruvX gene encoding Holliday junction resolvase RuvX translates to MRRGRRISVDVGDARIGVASCDPDGLLATPVETVPAGGKARARIAAIVAEYEAIEVVVGLPRSLSGKEGPAAAKVRTFAGGLAALVAPVPVRLVDERMSTVTATHGLRASGVKSKKGRSVIDQAAAVVILQSALEAERVSGNPPGESVEPS, encoded by the coding sequence ATGCGCCGGGGCCGGCGGATCTCCGTGGACGTCGGGGACGCCCGGATCGGGGTCGCCTCCTGCGACCCCGACGGGCTCCTCGCCACCCCCGTGGAGACCGTTCCCGCAGGCGGCAAGGCCCGCGCCCGGATCGCCGCGATCGTCGCCGAGTACGAGGCGATCGAGGTGGTCGTCGGGCTGCCCCGCTCGCTCAGCGGCAAGGAGGGGCCCGCCGCCGCCAAGGTGCGCACCTTCGCCGGCGGGCTCGCCGCGCTGGTCGCCCCCGTACCGGTGCGGCTGGTCGACGAGCGGATGTCCACCGTCACCGCCACCCACGGCCTGCGCGCCTCCGGCGTGAAGTCCAAGAAGGGCCGCTCGGTGATCGACCAGGCCGCCGCCGTGGTGATCCTGCAGAGCGCCCTGGAGGCCGAACGGGTGAGCGGCAACCCGCCCGGTGAGAGTGTCGAGCCGAGCTGA
- the mltG gene encoding endolytic transglycosylase MltG produces MTDQDSTGEPYPGPIDALAERAIPDQGPDPYHRRRTGLACAITTVLLAVMLTIGGLLLRGWWTGRQVPAPADYAGSGTGAVRVDVPQGANLTQIGRLLLDGGVVASVQAFTRAAMSDPKAVSIQPGDYAMHRRMSARSALSILTDPANAGGLVIPEGLRAAQIFAAIDTRLGLRPGSAAAEARRDPASLGLPPYAGGRLEGFLFPARYSVAKVTSAEALLRTMVAQARTEYAADAIGTGTAAYQVVVMASLVQAEAQAPADFGKVARVIRNRLDRGMPLQLDSALNYALGRTTLDTTHEDTRIETPYNTYLHPGLPPTPVGNPGHAAIRAALHPTPGKWLYFVTVKPGDTRFTDSYREQQRNVAEFNRYQQQHSSSPGSGAH; encoded by the coding sequence ATGACCGACCAGGACTCGACCGGGGAGCCGTACCCCGGCCCCATCGACGCACTGGCGGAGCGCGCCATCCCGGACCAGGGACCCGACCCCTACCACCGCCGCCGCACCGGACTGGCCTGCGCCATCACCACTGTGCTGCTGGCCGTCATGCTCACCATCGGCGGCCTGCTGCTGCGCGGCTGGTGGACCGGACGGCAGGTCCCCGCCCCCGCCGACTACGCCGGGAGCGGCACCGGGGCCGTCCGGGTCGACGTCCCCCAGGGGGCCAACCTCACCCAGATCGGCCGCCTGCTGCTGGACGGGGGCGTGGTGGCCAGCGTCCAGGCGTTCACCCGGGCCGCGATGAGCGACCCCAAAGCCGTCTCCATCCAGCCCGGCGACTACGCCATGCACCGCCGGATGTCCGCCCGGTCGGCGCTGTCCATCCTCACCGACCCGGCCAACGCCGGCGGGCTGGTGATCCCCGAGGGGCTGCGGGCCGCCCAGATCTTCGCGGCGATCGACACCCGGCTCGGCCTCCGCCCCGGCTCCGCCGCCGCCGAGGCCCGCCGCGACCCCGCCTCGCTCGGCCTGCCCCCGTACGCCGGCGGCCGGCTGGAGGGGTTCCTCTTCCCCGCCCGGTACAGCGTCGCCAAGGTCACCTCCGCCGAGGCGCTGCTGCGCACGATGGTCGCCCAGGCGAGGACCGAGTACGCCGCGGACGCCATCGGCACCGGCACCGCCGCGTACCAGGTGGTCGTCATGGCCAGCCTGGTGCAGGCCGAGGCCCAGGCGCCGGCCGACTTCGGCAAGGTGGCCCGGGTGATCCGCAACCGGCTGGACCGGGGCATGCCGCTCCAGCTGGACTCCGCGCTCAACTACGCGCTGGGCCGCACCACCCTGGACACCACCCACGAGGACACCAGGATCGAGACCCCGTACAACACCTATCTGCACCCCGGCCTCCCGCCGACCCCCGTCGGCAACCCCGGCCATGCCGCGATCCGGGCCGCGCTGCACCCCACCCCGGGGAAGTGGCTCTACTTTGTGACCGTCAAGCCGGGCGATACGCGTTTCACGGACAGTTACCGCGAGCAGCAGCGCAACGTTGCGGAATTCAACCGCTACCAGCAGCAACACAGCAGCTCACCGGGGTCGGGGGCGCACTGA